GGCCCTCGATCGCGGCAGTGATCGAACCAGTGACCGAGCGGTGAACCGCGATGGGGACGACAACGAGGCGATGACCATGGATCTGACTTACCGTGAACCCGTGACCACCTACAGTGACCGTCCTGGTGCGTCCCGCATGGCCTACCGCGAGCCGCAGGACACCGGCGACGTGCTGCGCCTGGCCCGTGACATCGACGTGCCCACCCCGCTGCGCGTGGGGGCCGGTGAACTCGTCGTCGTCATCGGCGAGGCCGACGCCGTCGTGGCCGCCGCGCTGCTGGTCGCCGACGAGGTCGGCTCCGAGGCGCCCCTCGTCCTGGGCCGTGCCGACGTGCAGAACACCGTGACCGCCGACGAGCTGCCGGCCCGCCAGGACCAGGCCCGCCGGTGGAGCGCCCCGCTGACGGTGGCCGTCCCGGCCCGCCCGACCGGCGCCGACGCCGAGCGCGCGGCCCGCATGGCCGCCGAGATCGGCGCCGCCTCGGTCGTCGTCTGCGTCGACGCCACCCGCCGCAGCCACGCCGTCGCCAGCCTCCTGCGCGCCCTGGAGAGCGTCGGGCTGCCGGCGCGCCGCCTGGCCGTGCACCGCGCCGCCGAGAGCCCGGACCCGCTGGACGTCCTGTCCCTGGACGTGCCCGTCGGCTTCCTCGACGGCCGTCCCGCCACCTCCGGTGCGTGGGCGGGCCTGCTGCTGGACGCCGCCGGCGATCCCGGCCTGCGCTGACGGCCCGTCCGACGATGGCCCGACGCACCCCGGCAGGGGCCGAGCTGACCCGCCCGGCCCCTGCGCACTGGCCCGGTCTGAACGAGCGGGTGTGGGTCGAGGTGCAGATGCCGGACGCCTTCGGCGGGGAGGTCGTGCGCATCCCCACCCGCATCGAGGACGCGCACGAGGGCAGCCTCGTCGTGGCCGCCCCCAGCTTCCGCGGTGACCTGCACGTAGTCGCCCCCGGGCTGGCGGTGGCGGTGTGCTGGGCCGGCCGGCGCGGTCAGTCCCGCCAGGAGTTCCTGCTCGCCGAGGTCGTCCGGCGCCGCGTCCCGGCCTGGGACCTGGCCCCGTGCAGCGACGTCGTGGTCGAGCAGCGACGCCGGTACGCCCGGGTCCCGGCCTCCGGGGGCGTGCACCTCACCTGCGTCCACGGCGACCCGCTGGCCGCCGAGACCGATCCGGACGACCCGCTCGAGGAGCCGGCCGTGCAGGCCCGGCTCCTCGACCTGTCCGAGGGCGGCTCGGCCCTGTCCGTGCCCGTGGGCACCTGGGTGCGGCTGGGCCGGCTGGTGCGGCTCTCCTTCGACCTCGAGGGCTTCGGGGTGGACCAGGAGGGCCAGGTCGTGCGGACGCTGGACTCCCTGGAGACCGACCGGTTGGAGGTCGTGGTGGCCTTCGCCGAACCCGTCGCCGCCGCCGACCGGCTGCGCCGGTACGTCATGCAGACCCAGATCAGGCAACGTCGAGGAGGAGACCGATGACCGCGATCGTGCTGGCCCTGAGCCTGCTGCTGGCCGGGCCCTCGATCCTGGCCGTGGCCGAGGG
Above is a window of Kineococcus mangrovi DNA encoding:
- a CDS encoding flagellar brake protein, yielding MARRTPAGAELTRPAPAHWPGLNERVWVEVQMPDAFGGEVVRIPTRIEDAHEGSLVVAAPSFRGDLHVVAPGLAVAVCWAGRRGQSRQEFLLAEVVRRRVPAWDLAPCSDVVVEQRRRYARVPASGGVHLTCVHGDPLAAETDPDDPLEEPAVQARLLDLSEGGSALSVPVGTWVRLGRLVRLSFDLEGFGVDQEGQVVRTLDSLETDRLEVVVAFAEPVAAADRLRRYVMQTQIRQRRGGDR